A genomic segment from Leptospira congkakensis encodes:
- a CDS encoding helix-turn-helix domain-containing protein, with the protein MILEIEKVKNVWNDVKDILSVPHTDKQYRKLVKILDELIDEVGNNEKHQLAPLLETVGNLIEEYENDHFIQPNAEPIEVLKFLMEENNLTQKDLNILGSQGVVSEILNGKRELNVRQIKALAEKFKISPSVFI; encoded by the coding sequence ATGATTCTAGAAATTGAAAAAGTTAAGAATGTTTGGAATGATGTTAAAGATATTCTCTCTGTTCCTCATACAGATAAACAGTATCGAAAATTAGTTAAAATTTTAGATGAATTGATTGATGAAGTTGGAAATAACGAAAAACACCAATTAGCTCCGCTTTTAGAAACCGTTGGAAATTTGATTGAAGAATATGAAAATGATCACTTTATACAACCAAATGCTGAACCAATCGAAGTCTTAAAGTTTCTTATGGAAGAAAACAACTTAACTCAAAAAGATTTAAATATTTTGGGTAGTCAAGGTGTTGTTTCCGAAATTCTAAACGGAAAAAGAGAACTGAACGTTAGACAAATTAAAGCATTAGCAGAAAAGTTCAAAATCTCCCCATCTGTTTTTATTTAA
- a CDS encoding type II toxin-antitoxin system HigB family toxin has product MHVISWKKLDDFITKHPNSESSLKSWYKLVKNINFKDFNELRTIFNSVDQVGKFTVFNISGNHFRLIVAIHFNRQKVFIRNILTHTEYDKGKWKKENI; this is encoded by the coding sequence GTGCACGTTATCAGCTGGAAGAAATTAGATGATTTCATCACTAAACATCCAAATTCTGAATCTTCACTTAAAAGCTGGTATAAATTAGTTAAAAATATCAATTTTAAAGATTTTAATGAATTAAGGACGATTTTTAATTCGGTTGATCAAGTTGGTAAATTTACTGTTTTCAATATTAGTGGAAACCACTTTAGATTAATTGTGGCAATCCATTTTAACAGGCAAAAAGTCTTTATCAGAAATATTCTAACTCATACCGAATATGACAAAGGAAAATGGAAAAAGGAGAATATATGA
- a CDS encoding DNA-methyltransferase — protein MKVLPKLKENSIDTVFADPPFNIGKVYRKSTDDKRPDHEYLEWSKQWIRECVRVIKPGGALFLYNLPKWNILLGSYLNELGMEFRHWIAIELNMLLPIQGRLYPSHYSLLYYTKGKPKTFRKIRTPIELCRHCHREIKDYGGHRKAMNPLGVNLKDVWTDVPPVRHRKFKSENRKANALSTKITDRIIEMSTLPGDIVLDPFGGSGTTYISCENKHRHWIGIEIDYADDIKDRLESDDIHTHKNTDHVEE, from the coding sequence ATGAAAGTCCTGCCTAAACTAAAAGAAAATTCAATAGACACAGTTTTTGCAGATCCTCCTTTCAACATAGGAAAAGTATACAGAAAAAGTACTGATGACAAAAGACCAGATCACGAGTACCTGGAATGGTCAAAACAATGGATTCGGGAATGTGTTCGTGTTATAAAACCAGGAGGAGCATTATTCCTATATAACCTTCCCAAATGGAATATCCTACTTGGTTCTTATTTGAATGAACTAGGTATGGAATTCAGACATTGGATAGCAATAGAGTTAAATATGCTTCTTCCAATTCAAGGTAGACTTTATCCAAGCCATTATAGCCTGCTTTACTATACAAAAGGAAAACCTAAAACTTTCAGGAAAATTAGAACACCTATTGAATTATGCAGACATTGCCATCGAGAAATAAAAGACTATGGTGGTCATAGAAAAGCAATGAACCCTCTTGGTGTAAACTTAAAAGATGTCTGGACTGATGTTCCTCCTGTACGGCACAGAAAATTTAAATCAGAAAATAGGAAAGCAAATGCACTCTCTACAAAAATAACTGATAGAATTATTGAAATGAGTACATTACCAGGCGATATCGTCTTAGATCCTTTTGGCGGAAGTGGAACCACATATATTTCTTGTGAAAATAAGCATCGTCACTGGATCGGAATTGAAATAGATTATGCAGACGATATAAAAGACCGTTTAGAATCCGATGATATTCATACACATAAGAATACAGACCACGTAGAAGAATAA